Below is a window of Penaeus monodon isolate SGIC_2016 chromosome 13, NSTDA_Pmon_1, whole genome shotgun sequence DNA.
TCTCCAACTGCAATAGCCGCTATCACTATCTGAACATGAATAAATCACATCATCAGAGATAACATTCACCTATGCATAGGTTTTTGAATTGTATTAGTATTTTCTGGCCTAGGAATGTAATTTTGTTCAAAATATCATAGGCCACTTTTTAGGATAGACAGGGGAAGTAATGCAATGGAAAGACAATATTCACTTTATTATgtgaaatgcatataaatatatataaatagatcgtATTTCTAAATAAGATTGCGTTTAGATATCCTGGAAGTCCCAGTATTCAGAATTAACAAAGGCAATGAGAAGAACACTTCATTTGATTTAAGAAAAGACAGAGTAGCAGTGTAATGGATGAACATAAAAGTATAACTGCAACGTTTTCTTAGAATTGCGACCTCATCAGATAAAAATCAGCTTAGAAAGGGGAACCGTACGAGTTGGAAGGAGCTGCTGGAGCGCCATATTGGTTGCCGTTGTTGCCTCCGTTGCCGTTTCTTCCGTTGCCGTTTCCATTCCTGCCCTTACCATTTGAGCCAACTCCATTGCCATTAAGGGAGAGGCCGTTGGTGGCGGCAGCATAAGCATATCCGGCGTTGGGAACGACTCCAATGAGTTCGTTGACGGAGTAGAAGCTCTCAGCTTGAGAacagtccacgttgaaccaccagtcacataccaggtactgctggttgaagatggTACCGTTGGGGCACAGGAAGGAGTCCTGTTGGCGCCTGAGGGCACGGTCCTGGCAGATATGGAACACCTGGCAGCCGGCTTGAGTGTCGGCATAATAACCTTGCACCGCCTGGGCATCACAGGAGAAGCCGGTGTCGGGCACGGAAGCCAAGATGGGATAGTCCTCACCGGGGACGCCGCCCCCGGGAATGTTCTCAGCCAAAGCGGCAATCTCAGGATCTACTCCGTAGGGCGTGCCATAGGTGTTACTTGGGGGCGCATACCCATTGCTGGGAGGACGAGGAGCTCCGAAGCCGTTCCCATTTCCATTGGATCCGTAACGACTGTCTGCCACGACAATGCACACGACAGCTGACGAAAGAGAAAGTCAcaatttatcaaatatataactcTGAAATACTATTTGGAattgtttatcatcatatatatgagTAAGATGAATTGCATACTAACCAGAAAATATAAAGGATTTCATTGTTGGAGAGATATGACCTAAG
It encodes the following:
- the LOC119580427 gene encoding uncharacterized protein LOC119580427, which encodes MKSFIFSAVVCIVVADSRYGSNGNGNGFGAPRPPSNGYAPPSNTYGTPYGVDPEIAALAENIPGGGVPGEDYPILASVPDTGFSCDAQAVQGYYADTQAGCQVFHICQDRALRRQQDSFLCPNGTIFNQQYLVCDWWFNVDCSQAESFYSVNELIGVVPNAGYAYAAATNGLSLNGNGVGSNGKGRNGNGNGRNGNGGNNGNQYGAPAAPSNSYGSPF